Proteins from one Cryptomeria japonica chromosome 4, Sugi_1.0, whole genome shotgun sequence genomic window:
- the LOC131051657 gene encoding probable disease resistance protein At4g33300: MFHRSYAQRRRSMVHKTLDLMPAHIFLDARKPEQELQDFYQGLQPEDMRSMLKDSICKHDSILNSNPKLLQQMHLDDLAEHSDMEEGFTYSVHAIASVKSQFYVGLEKAIGDLKRPFFQNEVVVVGVQFMGGVGKTTLALALCTDDHIKGRLQNLLFITVSESPYVKGVLETMWDCIVVRKKSQLQNVKDASMQLQVQLLRQSKSALLILDKVRSRSNLKKLLFQVAGYKTLFTTRDISIIPRNHCSQFYQLPLLGQEDALSLFCLHGEPCEAWQSTKNKISKRELVSDYHINGLLRFMETNIRYPEDKKNSADSLLHNWIYVRKLECLEAICILLELASRKLLNLTNNPRSTAAISYGNASELYFSQYYVMRDLALQFRRPRHCIPEEEVTCAQEGGYFAMEVGAAERYAI; encoded by the exons ATGTTTCACAGGTCCTAtgcccagaggaggagatctaTGGTCCATAAAACCTTAGATCTCATGCCTGCCCATATATTTTTAGATGCTCGAAAGCCTGAGCAAGAACTGCAAGATTTTTACCAAGGGTTACAGCCTGAAGATATGAGAAGCATGCTGAAAGATTCTATATGCAAACACGATTCTATACTGAACAGTAATCCCAAGTTGCTTCAGCAAATGCATTTGGATGATTTGGCTGAGCATTCTGATATGGAAGAGGGTTTTACTTATTCTGTGCATGCCATTGCTTCTGTGAAATCTCAATTTTATGTGGGGTTGGAGAAAGCGATCGGCGATTTGAAGAGGCCCTTTTTCCAGAATGAGGTGGTGGTCGTTGGTGTGCAGTTTATGGGAGGTGTAGGAAAGACAACTTTAGCATTGGCTCTATGTACTGATGATCATATTAAAG GTCGTTTGCAAAACCTGCTTTTCATTACTGTTTCAGAGTCTCCATATGTGAAAGGAGTTCTAGAGACGATGTGGGATTGCATTGTTGTAAGGAAGAAGTCTCAGTTACAGAATGTGAAAGATGCATCTATGCAGCTGCAAGTTCAGCTTCTGAGACAATCTAAATCAGCTCTACTGATATTAGATAAAGTAAGGTCCAgatcaaatttgaaaaaattacTATTTCAAGTGGCAGGATACAAAACTCTTTTCACAACCAGAGACATCTCCATTATCCCCAGAAACCATTGTTCTCAGTTTTATCAATTGCCTTTGCTGGGCCAGGAAGATGCTCTGTCACTTTTCTGTTTGCATGGAGAACCTTGTGAGGCCTGGCAGAGTACAAAGAACAAAATTTCCAAGAGGGAATTGGTATCAGATTATCATATCAATGGGCTACTTAGATTCATGGAGACCAATATTAGATATCCAGAGGACAAAAAAAATTCTGCAGATTCACTGTTGCACAATTGGATATATGTCCGGAAGCTGGAATGTCTGGAAGCCATCTGCATCTTATTGGAACTTGCAAgtagaaaattgttgaatttaACCAACAATCCTAG GAGCACAGCAGCTATCTCTTATGGAAATGCCTCTGAGCTGTACTTTTCTCAGTACTATGTAATGAGAGATTTGGCCTTGCAATTTAGGAGGCCAAGGCATTGCATTCCAGAGGAAGAGGTTACTTGTGCCCAGGAAGGAGGATATTTTGCCATGGAAGTGGGAGCTGCTGAACGTTATGCCATTTGA